In the Glycine max cultivar Williams 82 chromosome 6, Glycine_max_v4.0, whole genome shotgun sequence genome, GGTCCAACAGCTAACAATCTTAATGTTTTGGAAGCACCATCATCAAgaaatattgtttctctaaaccAATTAATGAAACTTCTATTGTACTCTTGCAAAACCCTCATAATGTTCAGTTTTGGGTTCATTGCTGTGAGTTCTTTTTTGTGAGCATCTATGATGTAAACCCATTTACACAAGGGTTGAAGATGGATcttcaaaggttttttttttatgaaatttattgaatgagagagaaagtgaCAAGTTTATGGAGGGTTGAATGTAAGGTATTTGGCTCAAAGTTTGAATTTGTTTGGATGGAAAATGAAGATAATAACAATGGTGTTCAAGTAGGATTAAAGAATGAaggtttagaaagatgaagaagaagaatgaagaagagggttggaagaatcactcctccggaattggtgtcacacacaaggtggtgttccttgataaaccaatttcttgaatcactcaagtaattaaggagattcactctcacactttagaagatgattaaaactcaaattcaaggtctttttttttattagaaaatgtgcagcctataaataggaatgACATCAAGTTGGTTACACAAGTGAAATGAAGATAAtaacctaattaaaactagaattgataacaattgatggtgttattatacctaattaaaactagaattaagacACATAAACATATGGAAAATTGTGCAACTCCTTGGTCAGCCAAGAGGCAGCCACAATCCTAGAGTTTTCACCTTATTAAAcctcaatttatttaaattaaaacaagcccATAAGTTGTGCAAATCCCAAGAGAATTGACAACTACTTAAACACAAGTTTGAGCctttatttcaactaacaaaatgCTAATAATACCACTCAACAAAAGTGGCACCCTCTACTCTTCTTGGAACATGGTGCAATTAACAATCTGAAGCTTCTCCACTTGTAACTTGGGCCTAAATTCAAATAGCATGGTTAatacttgttgaagagcttccttggccttctttgttctagcccttgtcataggtcctccaagtccttctaaAGGTTCCTTGCCCTTATTCCTTGCCTTGTCCTCATCAATCTAGGTATGGAATGACCTTGGCTGTGTTGTTTAATACATAGAGATGCGCTTCTGACGCCTCCTGCCGAGTCATTGTGACAACATTGTATCCTCGTGTACccttaccccccccccccccccgattTAGACCATGACGACCTTCAGGAAGCCCAACAGATTTACCACCATCGATGTATTGAGAGCAAAACTTGATACATTCTTCAGCAATATACCTTTCCACAATAGAAGCTTCTGGTCGGTATTGATTCTTCGTATACCCCTTTAACACCTTCATATACCGCTCAACTGGATACATCCACCGTAAAATGATCGGACCACACAACCGGATCTCCCTCACTAAATGAACAATCAAATGAaccattatgtcaaaaaatgatggaggaaaATGCATCTCCATTTGACAAAGTACAATGGCAGCCTCATTCTCCAATTCATCCAATCTTCTagggtcaatgactttgctacatataacATTAAACACAAAGCACAAACGAGTTATGGCAACCCGAACTTTGTCAGGCAAGATTCCCCAAATCGCCACAGGCAATAGTTGTTGCATTAAtacatgacaatcatgagatttcAAGCCAACCAATTTCAGCTCATTGACGGATACAAGACTGTTGATATTTGAATAGTATCTTTGTGGGACTTTAACATTACGCAGACAATGACAAAAAATCCTTTTCTCGTTTATTGACATTGTGTGGCATGCTGGAGGTAGATAGGTGCGTGGACCTTGTGAGattggatgcaactgttctcgtatacccatctcaaccaagtcttgacgacacttcaaaccatcctttgtcttgcctttaatgttaagaagggtgccaattaaactatcataaacatttttctccacgtGCATGACGtctatacaatgtctaacatgaAGATCAAACCAATATGGGAGATCAAAGAATATGGACATTctcttccaaatgtttgtctcAGTTGCagattttttttgtgtcttcccAAAGATAGTTATGATGTCCTTCACACGATCATAAAATTCTTTGTCATCTAATGGTTTCGATGCACTTTCATTTTTCTGAGATCCATTAAAAGATTTCTTCAATCGTTGATATGGATGATAATGTTTGAGAAATCTTCGATGCCTTGTGTATATtgtcttctttccatgtttGAGTAGGAGGAAGCTCGTATTTTTCTCACATATGGGACATGCGTGATGGCCTTGGACACTATAACCACTTAAGTTGCCATATGCTGGatagtcattaatggtacagaAAACCATAGCACGCAACCTAAAGGTATGTTGGAGATTCCCATCCCACACACCCCGTCTTCCCACAATTTGGTCAAGTCTTTGATCAACAGAGTGAGATACACGTCAATATCATTCCTTGGCTGTCTTGGACCCGCTATCATCATGAAAAGCATTATGTACTtacgcttcatgcacaaccaaggagggagGTTGTAAATCATTAGCAAAATACGCCATGAATTGTGATTGGTGGTTAAGTTACCAAAAGGATTCATTTCATCAGAAGCAAGACCAAGCCTTAGATTTGTTGGCTCATTCCCAAAATCAGGATACAAGCTATCAAATGCCTTCCATTATAGACTATCAGCCGGATGTTGAAGCATACCATCATTTTTTCTACCGTCTGCATGCCATGTCAACTGTTTTGCATCATGTCCATTAGCAAAcaatcgcttaaaccttggtattattggcAGATAGCAACAAACCTTTGCTAGATGACTGTTCTTTGCGGTTGAATCATCACTGCATTCGTCATTGTTGACCTTGTAGCGTGATACACCACATGTAGGGCAATTGCGCATTTCTACAAACTCATTTCTATACAATATGTAATCATTTAGACAAGCAAGGATTTTCTGGTACTCCATTCCCATGGGACATAAAATCTTCTTGGCTTCGTATTGATTCTTCGACAACGTGTTATCTTcaggaaacaattttttcaataaCATAAGCAATTCACTAAAGCTCTTGTCACTCCAGCCAAATCGTGCCTTCAAGTTGACCAAAGCTAACACTGCTGACAACCTTGTGAAAGCTGTGCACCCAGAATACAAAGGCTGCTttgaatcattttctattttgtcaTACAAAGgagcatgtgcttgctgaaatcCATCCTGCCCTAGGTCACAAATCATGTCTTCTATACGATTGCCAATGTCTACATCGACTGACTCACTGTGAGAGACTGATGGCTTGTGAGGCAAttccccatgccatatccattttgtGTAATTTAGAATGATCCCGTGACATATTAAATGTGATCTTATCTCATTTATTGACTGGTGTCTACCATTTTCACATTTGACATATGGACAAAAATATTTCCCACGCAAAGATGGTGCATTCATTTCAGTAAATTGGAGAAATTGTTCAACCCCATTCCTATACTCGTCAGTAATGCGTGAtgctttcatccaacttcgatccatatTTTCCCTTTGCTGGAACACTCTATAAAGTTATGTAACATGCATGAAaacctcacttttttctttaaaggtgtggccctatcccattcagcaagacttttttttatagtagattcaatAGTACAAGTTAATTGTCTTTTctaaatttgtcaaaattttggCAGCTTTTCGCCTAAGTCCCCAAGTACACGAGATGAAAGCGATGGCTTGTCATCATCCACCGTATTCAAATATGCACTCGGAGGACAAAGTGAAATGAACTATACCGAAATGTtgacaaatttaagaaaagcCAACTAAGTTGTACGTTctaatctactataaaaaattcgtcttcccaaactgtccaaacagacaattcaagattcaatacgtCGATTAATGCAAAATTTCCGCATTAATCAGTGTATATAATCTCGAATGGGAAACAATGGTTCACTCACAATGCACATAACTGCTTagataatacaaaattaatttataaataaccatGTAATTATCATGGTGTCGATCAAAGGAATACATACCTGAAAATATGGTCAATAACAACAGCAACAAGTGCAGTAAGAGTTGTGGTATGGTCTACACAACAGTGAAGATTGAAGTCCGACGTTTGTAATTGAATAATTTACTCTCTAACTTTTTGTGTCAACCAAGTACCTACAACCAAAACAGTGCAGCAACATGTAAGTTGACAATGCATAATTTGCCATTGAAATATTCTTAAACACTAAACTAGTTCTATCCATAGTTCATGACAACCATGATACTTTGTGACTTTCTCcattaatcaaaatttcattttactaaCATGGTTTGCGTATAAAACTACCAATAATTTAAATGGGACATTGGAAATTGAGCAAATTTCTACAGTGAATTTTGTCTAGGTCTGTGTCAATAACATCTTCCATGCATGCAACTTCTGCCATTACAACACTATTTTTCTATAAACACTCATTTAAGCCAAACCTTATATACTGACAAATTCTGCTTTAAACACTCAGTTAAGCCAAACCTTGTATACTAACAGATTATGCTATAAGCACTAAATTAAGCCAAACCTTGTATACTACCAGATAGGATTGGGGGCATTGAAGATGTTGTCAAAGAAATCAGTTCATGATAACAACTCCTTCatacacaaaataaattaacaacaacaataggATCTATTAGAAATGTAtgctatgattttgatatagcTTGGACCTATGTGCTAATTGTTGAGTTGGATCTATTATAAAAGTATGCTATCATTTTGCTAGAGAACTTTGTTTCTCTACTGTTGTGGTGCGTGTACTTTTTGATTTACTGTGTGAACAAATAAGCTAAACACAATTGTAGCTCCCTCTTATAAGGTTGTTTGTTCTCATTAAATCTCTATATATAGGATATAGGAAAGAGTAATATTTCTTTATAGCGTGTGCTTATTGCTTTTTCTTTCTATGGGAGAATGAGGGTTTATGAATCTTCGAAGGGTCTACTTACTATCGCTTATTTTCAAGCATATTATGGTGTGTGACTTTGTGTTATGAACTTTGTATGCTCATGTAGAATGTGATTATTTCAAATAACAAATGTTATTATGGTGTGTGACTTTGTGTTTCGAAGGGTCTGCTTACTCTCTTTCTTATggaattaaatgatatttttgagTATACTGATGTTGACAATTGATACTTTCatttcttacaatttgaaatagAGAGCAATCACCTATTACTGAAGTGGAGCCGTATATTCCTTTCAATATTAATCCAGCAGGGATGCAACCTGTTCTTACCACCTCTTACCTCTTGGCATTTCCAAGCATTCTTGCAAGGTTTGTATATACTGCTTTGCGAATTTGTCTATAAATTCCTTATACATATGAACTTAGTGCCTTGGctttcttgttctttttctcTGTTTGCCACATGTGCAGTGTAAAAAagtgacatttttattttatttatttctaaattggtATTATTGGCAGCCTGCTGAGGTCACCTTTTTGGGAGCATGTCGAAATGTTGAACCCTGAAAtatggaagcaatgacttccaagattattttgatgatgccaaagaatcaagagttaagcaagttccaaagaatcaggagtcaaaaagcttcaagaatcaagtttcaaagaatcaagattcaagaataatcaagtttcaagaatcaagattcaagaataatcaagatcaagattcaagactcgagaagaattaatcaagataagtactaaaattttttttcaaaacattgagtagcacaagaatttttcacaaaatcttttaccaaagagttttactctctggtaatcgattaccataaggtagtaatcaattaccagtaggaagcattgttttcaaaactgatttacaaagctgtaatcgattaccataatcatgtaatcgattaccaatgttttaaaacgttatatttcatatttcaagagtcataacttgtgataaaacttttacaaatcatttcaaacttgtgtaatcgattacacaatacttgtaatcgattaccagagtttctaaacattttgattttcaaatttaaacatgaagactcacatctgttgatgtgtaaccgattacaccttgatggtaatcgattacctgtgactgatttcgaaaaataaatttccaaaagtcacaattcttaaagtgacttgtttctgaaatttttttcaaaagtcacaactttttaagtgactagttttcaaaaagagtcacaatttttaaaaggtgactagttttaaagaaattgccaagagtcacaagctttaacttgagtcatcaaatgattataaatatgtgaccatggcatgaatttcaataaCGTTTTTTTACataactttctgattcatttcacttcatctttctaaaattttttgttcaatactttctctttcaagaaaagttcattgacaaaaaacttgtgctactcttcttcttcattcacttctccctcttgccaaaagaatcgaaggactaaccgcctgagttcttttatgtctcccttctccctcttccaagagaattcaaaggactaaccgcctgagaattcttttgattcttcccttccccttaaacaaaagatttcaaaggactaaccgcctgagatatcttttgtttcctcttacaaagattcaaaggactaaccgcctgagaattctttgtcctaacacattagagggtacatcctttgtggcacaagtatagggtacatctacttgggttgttatactgagaacaagagagggcacatctcttgtggatcagttcaagtagagggtacgtccacttggttgttcaaagagaacaagggagggtacatcccttgtggatctttggcttgtaaaggattttacaaggttgaaagaaatctgaagaaccattggttgcttggggactagatgtaggcacgggttgttgccgaaccagtataaatcttgtgtttgtcttcttcttcccaacactctttaatttccgctgtgtacttttaatttccacttttacttttggttaagttattgtttctgttctttactttcttaacttagtagtaaaagcctaattgaatctagtaatattaagaaggataatttttaattagtcaagacacattaataattaattcaacccccacttcttaattattccgaggccacttgatccaacatgaaACTTCTGTTGGTACTGAGCCATGGGTTTACTATTCCATATATGCTTTTTTGTCTTCCTGTTCAATATATTTGATATTGTAAGTTTCTCTTtgctattattatattattatacattcTATTTGATATAAAGAGTTTCCAGTCTGTATTTTGAGTTTCATTTTGATATAAGCTGTTAGGTTTACTTTACAATAATATGTGAAAGAATAGTGGATGAATAAATTTAACGTTGCAGCAACACTTTGTCTGAAGATAGGTTCTATTCTAAAATCAAAACATTACTGAAAAGTTTATTACTAAAATGAGTTTTGACAAAGTTTCTATGCTAAGTCTCAAAATGTTACTTGAGATTGTCTCTGGCTTGAAGATTAATTTCGCAAAAACTTACTTTGGGGCTTTTGGGGTGTCGGATGAGTGGGTGTATCACGCTTCTACAGTTTTGAATGGCAGATTGTTGTTGATGCCTTTCTCCTATTTGGAGCTTCTAATTAGAGCCAATCCAAGGCTAAGTGAGACATGGGACCCGATTGTTGACTAGTGAGAAGAGACTAAACAGATGGA is a window encoding:
- the LOC113001878 gene encoding uncharacterized protein; the encoded protein is MDRSWMKASRITDEYRNGVEQFLQFTEMNAPSLRGKYFCPYVKCENGRHQSINEIRSHLICHGIILNYTKWIWHGELPHKPSVSHSESVDVDIGNRIEDMICDLGQDGFQQAHAPLYDKIENDSKQPLYSGCTAFTRLSAVLALVNLKARFGWSDKSFSELLMLLKKLFPEDNTLSKNQYEAKKILCPMGMEYQKILACLNDYILYRNEFVEMRNCPTCGVSRYKVNNDECSDDSTAKNSHLAKVCCYLPIIPRFKRLFANGHDAKQLTWHADGRKNDGMLQHPADSL